One SAR324 cluster bacterium genomic region harbors:
- the rimO gene encoding 30S ribosomal protein S12 methylthiotransferase RimO — MSIEQNSPKKIYLETLGCSKNRVDSEIMMASLKSSGFQLTMRPESADVIVVNTCAFLTAATEESINRILELSDYKSIGNCEKLVATGCLSQRYGQDLMGNIPELDGLLGSNNFDKIPQLVRQMYENTENPQIFLNQKPHYSQYPNQNRILSTPSHFAYLKVAEGCSNMCSFCNIPFLRGGFSSRSIDSIKDEIRELTEQGVKEINIISQDTSSYGLDFKNGTNLEDLISGISLIPGDFWIRLFYCYPNTFSEKALKMMSEDHRFCHYLDMPFQHVDDQILKDMNRKITEKQIRTKIDQIRHYLPDAAIRTTFIVGFPTETDQHFEKLLGFVKEGHFTHIGVFPYSHEDNIRSAKWGDPVSNVTKKQRKDLLMKAQQELSLTKNSDYVGKQLKVLVDGVSEESELLLQGRSQFQGPEVDGIVYINDGEAVPGSFHMVEITDAHPYDLVGHIVA; from the coding sequence ATGAGTATTGAACAAAACTCTCCTAAAAAAATCTACCTGGAAACACTGGGTTGTTCCAAGAATCGTGTTGATTCTGAAATTATGATGGCGTCCCTGAAGTCTTCAGGCTTTCAATTAACAATGCGTCCTGAATCCGCTGATGTTATTGTGGTTAATACCTGTGCGTTTTTAACTGCGGCCACTGAAGAATCAATCAATAGAATCCTGGAATTAAGCGACTATAAATCCATTGGGAACTGTGAGAAACTTGTAGCGACTGGTTGCTTGAGCCAACGTTATGGACAAGATTTGATGGGGAACATTCCTGAATTGGATGGGTTGCTGGGATCCAATAATTTTGACAAGATTCCACAGCTTGTCCGGCAAATGTATGAAAACACTGAAAATCCGCAAATTTTTTTGAATCAAAAACCCCATTATTCCCAATATCCTAACCAAAACCGTATCCTGAGTACACCCAGTCATTTCGCTTATCTCAAAGTTGCTGAAGGTTGCTCAAATATGTGCTCATTTTGTAATATTCCATTTCTTCGGGGGGGCTTCAGCAGCCGATCTATTGATTCAATTAAAGACGAAATCAGAGAATTGACAGAACAGGGCGTTAAAGAAATTAATATTATTTCACAAGATACTTCTTCATATGGGCTTGATTTTAAAAATGGGACCAATCTTGAAGATCTGATCTCAGGTATTTCATTAATTCCCGGTGATTTCTGGATAAGGCTGTTTTATTGTTATCCAAACACATTTTCTGAAAAAGCTTTGAAAATGATGTCAGAAGACCATCGCTTTTGTCATTATCTGGACATGCCATTTCAGCATGTTGATGATCAAATTCTCAAAGATATGAACCGGAAAATTACTGAAAAACAGATTCGAACAAAGATTGATCAAATTAGACATTACCTTCCTGATGCCGCTATAAGAACCACATTTATTGTTGGATTCCCTACAGAAACGGATCAGCATTTTGAAAAACTGCTTGGATTTGTAAAGGAAGGCCATTTTACCCATATTGGTGTTTTTCCCTATTCTCATGAAGACAATATCCGCTCCGCCAAATGGGGGGATCCTGTTTCAAATGTGACAAAGAAACAACGAAAAGACCTTTTGATGAAAGCTCAGCAGGAATTAAGTCTGACTAAAAATAGCGATTACGTTGGGAAACAATTGAAAGTATTGGTTGATGGCGTTTCGGAAGAGAGTGAGTTGCTTTTGCAAGGTCGTTCACAATTTCAGGGACCAGAGGTCGATGGAATTGTTTACATTAATGATGGTGAAGCTGTTCCTGGTTCTTTTCATATGGTTGAAATTACAGATGCCCATCCGTATGATCTGGTCGGGCACATTGTGGCGTAA
- a CDS encoding YebC/PmpR family DNA-binding transcriptional regulator: MSGHNKWSTIKHRKAAQDSKKGKVFTKLIKELTIAARIGGGDAQSNPRLRSAIATARANSMPKENIDRAIKKGTGDLDGADYEEIIYEGYAPGNVAVIVEAMTDNRNRTSSSVRFAFTRSGGNLGATNSVQYMFDRRGIIQVAKTVMSEDELMELALEAGASDMNSDNLETYEIITETSDFNDVQQALENKGIQMLEAEIAWVPQNRVIVDDVKKAEQIMKLIDALEDDDDIQKVHSNFDISEDVLRQLS; encoded by the coding sequence ATGTCAGGACATAATAAATGGAGTACGATTAAACATCGTAAAGCCGCACAGGATTCAAAGAAAGGTAAGGTCTTCACAAAACTGATTAAAGAGTTAACGATTGCCGCAAGAATAGGTGGTGGTGATGCTCAGAGCAACCCCCGGCTAAGAAGTGCAATTGCTACTGCACGAGCTAACAGTATGCCAAAAGAGAATATTGATCGTGCCATAAAAAAAGGCACTGGTGACTTGGACGGTGCAGACTATGAAGAGATCATTTACGAAGGCTATGCTCCTGGAAATGTGGCTGTTATTGTAGAAGCGATGACAGATAATCGTAATAGAACCTCTTCTTCAGTGCGGTTCGCCTTCACAAGATCTGGTGGAAATCTCGGCGCAACTAATTCTGTTCAGTATATGTTTGATCGACGGGGAATTATTCAGGTTGCAAAAACCGTTATGTCTGAGGATGAATTAATGGAGTTGGCTCTTGAAGCGGGTGCCAGTGATATGAATTCAGATAATCTTGAAACCTATGAAATCATAACAGAAACATCGGACTTTAACGATGTGCAACAAGCCCTGGAAAACAAAGGAATTCAAATGCTGGAGGCTGAAATTGCATGGGTTCCACAAAACAGGGTGATTGTGGATGATGTGAAAAAAGCCGAACAAATTATGAAACTGATTGATGCCCTTGAAGATGACGATGATATCCAAAAAGTACATTCAAACTTTGATATCAGCGAAGATGTCCTGAGGCAACTATCCTGA
- the ruvC gene encoding crossover junction endodeoxyribonuclease RuvC: protein MRIIGIDPGSRKTGYGIVDYERNRTVYVGSGCIQLGDKKPIESRLLLLSEQLDLIYQQYSPECGVVEKIFFGKNAQSALVLGHARGVILLKLAMWKLPVYEYTPLDIKKSVVGVGRATKDQVMHMVKILLNQKTHAMVEDESDALAVAITHAHLIPFLQKKNDFLS, encoded by the coding sequence GTGAGAATTATTGGGATTGATCCAGGAAGCAGAAAAACAGGGTATGGAATTGTAGATTATGAGCGCAATCGCACGGTCTATGTCGGCAGTGGTTGTATTCAACTGGGTGATAAAAAACCAATTGAATCACGATTGCTGTTATTGTCAGAACAACTGGATCTGATATATCAGCAATATTCACCAGAATGTGGTGTGGTTGAAAAAATATTCTTTGGTAAAAATGCTCAATCGGCTCTTGTCTTGGGCCATGCCCGCGGAGTTATTTTATTGAAACTGGCAATGTGGAAGCTTCCTGTCTATGAATATACTCCACTTGACATTAAAAAATCGGTGGTGGGAGTGGGACGGGCTACTAAAGATCAGGTTATGCACATGGTCAAAATTCTACTCAATCAGAAAACACATGCCATGGTTGAAGATGAGTCAGACGCGTTAGCAGTTGCCATCACTCATGCTCATTTAATTCCTTTTTTGCAGAAAAAAAATGATTTCTTATCTTGA